The Methanocella sp. genomic sequence GATGACCGTGGCCGTCCCGATATCGCCTCCCTGGTAGATGTCGGAGGCATATTCCCGGAAAATATCGAGCTTTTTCACTATCTCCCGCACGTTCAGGTAATCGACGAACTCTTCCGAAAAGATGTTCTTCATCTCTCGCTCCACGAAGCCCGGCAGCTCATTCCTGGGCAGCAGGCGGAGGTTGATCACGTAGACCACGTCGGGGTCGTACTTGATCATGTCGATGATCGTCTCGACCAGCGGCCCCTTGTCCATCTTTTTAAGCAGATCTTCGGACTGCCCCAGGTCCTTGAACATGCCCGGTTTCTTCAGCCATCCGTAGAGCACGGCGGCGATATGCTTGCAATAGCCGAGGGCGTACGGGCAGGTGCACGAGGCCACCAGGTTTCCGCCCCTGACGTCGACGCGAATATAGTAATTCTCGGGGAGCGTGCCCTGGCACTCGGCCATGATGCTCTCCCGGTAGACAAAAGGCCGCATTATGCGACCCTGCTCAAAATATTTAATGCCCCGCTCCATGATCCGGTCCTCGAAAAGCGCGCTGACCTCCTCGTCGGTCAGGCTCTTCAGGTCCCTCATGGCGGGCGGAGCTCTCGCGGGCATGATAGGATTTACGGCCGGGATAAATAAAACGCTACGCAGAAAAGTGTGCCAATATTAAAAGGCAGGTTGCGTTTTTCGCCGAACGACGTTTAAGCCGGCTTCGGAATGGAGCGCTGGGCTTCGTCAACGCCCAGGCATGAGAGGATACATGATACCAGGCCTTTTGCCCTACAATCCCTTTTTTCAATGAGCTTCAGCAGTGGCCCGATGGACGGCCTGCCGATGTTGACCAGCGCGCGGCCCGCGGTCGCCCGCACTTCCGGGACACTGTCGTCGAGCGCTTCGACCAGCCCGTTCACTGCGCGGGCATCGCCAATCTCCCCCAGAGTCCATGCCGCATTGCCCCGCACCCTCCAGTTGTCGAATTTCAGGGCGGACACCAGCGGCTCTACGGCACTACTTCCTGCATCTATCAGCTTTTCCGCGGCCTCAAAGCGCTTATTCTCGGAAGCAAGGGCCTGGATGAGCCCGGAAAAGTCTTGCTCGTTACTCATTACTGAAATGTGATATAGAGGCTCGCATAATAGATTCGACTATAAACTATTGATAACTATATACTTTATATATCTTTCAATATAGAATCGCTCATGTTTATTCATGATAATATAGTCTTTATTTGGCCTTACCGTAGACGCAATAATACATCCCGTTCAGCTTATATTTTGAATATACCGGGCAGCCGGCCGGGCAAATGCAGCCTTCCATGTTGACTTTTAAAGGGCTCTTGCCGTGGCCGCAGTACTGCTTCTTATCGCCCTGGCCCGGGAAGCTCGGGCAGCCGTCGCAGATGCATTCACTCATGTTCTCGTCGTTTTCGGGTGGGGTCGTCATGATATATCAATCAGTTATTTATCTATGGATTAATAAATTGTTGGTTTATTTTTAATCGTCCTTGCCACGCTTGCAACGGCTCAGGCGAGATTCGTGAGCCCGGCCTCTCTCACGATCTCCCTGGCCCGGGCTATCTCTGCACTGTTCAGCATGCGATTGATCTCCGGGAAAGCGTGAGCCCGGTATTCGGGGAAATACTGGAACATTAAATTAAAGCGCACGTTCTTCCCCAGGTTCCTGGCGCACCATTCCACGATGGGCTTCGTGCAGCACTCCACGTGGCCCGGGAGAACGAGCTGCCTGACCAGGACATCGGCCTGGGCCTTTGCATCAAGAAAGGCCCGGGTGGTGACCGCCCAGTAATTGGCGCCGCTGGAGTAGCGGGATGCGTGCTCGTCGTCACCGTAGCGAAAATCGCCAAGATATACGTCCACGACGCCTTCCAGCAGGAGCATGGATTCGGGTGTTATATACATGTTTGAATTCCAGACCACCGGGATATTTGAGTTCACGTAATTCATGACTTCGAGTATCGTATGCAGATGGGGCGTGGGGTCTCCGCCCACTAAGTTCACGTTCTTACTACCCTCTTTATGGCGGACCTCGATGACTTCGGCAAGCACCTTCGGGTACACCTGGCGTCCCCGGATCTCCGTGGCGATGGTCCAGTTCTGGCAATAGGCACAGGCGAAGGTGCAGCCCTCGAAAAAGATCGTATGCGACGGGACGAGCTCGCGCTCCTCGCCGTGGTGCAGGAATTCCGAATAATAGTGAGACGTATAGTCCACTCCGCAGGCGCCCGGCCGCTTATACCGGTTAGCGCCGCAGCGTATCTCGCAAAAGTAGCAGTGCTCCATGATACGGGCGGCCAGCTCGGCCTTAACGTCTAAAAGAGAAGGCTTTTTGCGCTCCGGGAACTTTTCGAACGACGCATACCGCCCGTTCTTCTCGCGGTACTCGGCGATCCTTTCGTCGTGAAGCCGCCATAGCTCCCGGTCGTTGAGCGACCTGAAGCCCGGGTCAACGGCCACGCTCTTGAGCAGAATATGGCGGGCCGGGGCGCCCTTTAAAATATTTAAATAGCGTTCCATTTCCTTACTCTGCTATGAAAAGCATGACACAAGTACTTTTGTCCCGGGGCTGCCGGTAACATAATTCCTTGCTGATAACCTATAAATA encodes the following:
- a CDS encoding radical SAM protein, whose protein sequence is MERYLNILKGAPARHILLKSVAVDPGFRSLNDRELWRLHDERIAEYREKNGRYASFEKFPERKKPSLLDVKAELAARIMEHCYFCEIRCGANRYKRPGACGVDYTSHYYSEFLHHGEERELVPSHTIFFEGCTFACAYCQNWTIATEIRGRQVYPKVLAEVIEVRHKEGSKNVNLVGGDPTPHLHTILEVMNYVNSNIPVVWNSNMYITPESMLLLEGVVDVYLGDFRYGDDEHASRYSSGANYWAVTTRAFLDAKAQADVLVRQLVLPGHVECCTKPIVEWCARNLGKNVRFNLMFQYFPEYRAHAFPEINRMLNSAEIARAREIVREAGLTNLA
- a CDS encoding DUF2769 domain-containing protein, with protein sequence MTTPPENDENMSECICDGCPSFPGQGDKKQYCGHGKSPLKVNMEGCICPAGCPVYSKYKLNGMYYCVYGKAK
- a CDS encoding HEAT repeat domain-containing protein; translation: MSNEQDFSGLIQALASENKRFEAAEKLIDAGSSAVEPLVSALKFDNWRVRGNAAWTLGEIGDARAVNGLVEALDDSVPEVRATAGRALVNIGRPSIGPLLKLIEKRDCRAKGLVSCILSCLGVDEAQRSIPKPA
- a CDS encoding SWIM zinc finger family protein, with product MPARAPPAMRDLKSLTDEEVSALFEDRIMERGIKYFEQGRIMRPFVYRESIMAECQGTLPENYYIRVDVRGGNLVASCTCPYALGYCKHIAAVLYGWLKKPGMFKDLGQSEDLLKKMDKGPLVETIIDMIKYDPDVVYVINLRLLPRNELPGFVEREMKNIFSEEFVDYLNVREIVKKLDIFREYASDIYQGGDIGTATVILNPVIDAIVDNYTNLDDTDGLMRNFFATVMDLYGDVIPNFRMEGERRRYMNQALEWYLLAEWGLERVLRNLIRKETERLKEQKFMLNAVELRLADFKKSFITMGPKYSEEYEYVEERLERLEEMRADIKGHA